One stretch of Pradoshia sp. D12 DNA includes these proteins:
- a CDS encoding UPF0223 family protein, giving the protein MDYQYPIDYEWSTNEIVKVISFFQGIEKAYENGIEREQLMNLYNEFKRIVPSKSEEKKLCNEFEEVSGYSAYQAIKRAKNSANEGFIKLSR; this is encoded by the coding sequence ATGGATTATCAATATCCGATTGATTATGAATGGTCTACTAATGAGATCGTAAAGGTTATATCTTTTTTTCAAGGAATCGAGAAAGCTTATGAGAACGGGATAGAAAGGGAACAGTTAATGAACCTTTACAATGAGTTTAAGCGAATTGTTCCTTCTAAATCTGAGGAAAAGAAATTGTGCAATGAGTTTGAAGAAGTGAGTGGCTACTCTGCCTATCAAGCAATTAAGCGAGCAAAAAACAGTGCTAATGAAGGATTTATAAAATTAAGCCGATAA
- a CDS encoding NAD(P)H-dependent flavin oxidoreductase: MWKTRVTELLGIELPIIQGGLAYLAYAELAAAVSNAGGLGQITAMSLSSPEDLASEIDKVRSMTSSPFGVNFAIGNHGKPYEEFVQVVLSKGVEVVSVTGGNPKEFLEMFKGTGVKTLVLTAGVRHAMKAEELGADAVMVVGYEGGGHIGRDELSTMVLVPQTVDHVSIPVIAAGGIGDGRGLMAALALGAEGIEMGTRFITTKECIHAHAAYKQAIIDSSEKDTVVIKKSLGAPGRAIHNPLTDIILGMEDNNCTYEDLKDYISGVRNKAFIYNGDSEAGFGWAGQVVGIIKDEPTVEQLFSRMLAEAAAIRERWKAITT, translated from the coding sequence ATGTGGAAAACGCGTGTAACAGAGTTGCTTGGCATAGAGCTGCCAATAATTCAAGGGGGGCTGGCTTATCTAGCCTATGCTGAATTGGCTGCCGCCGTTTCAAACGCTGGTGGACTTGGTCAAATTACAGCTATGTCATTGAGCAGTCCTGAGGATTTAGCTAGTGAAATTGATAAGGTACGTTCTATGACTTCTTCCCCATTCGGAGTTAATTTTGCTATTGGTAACCACGGTAAACCTTATGAAGAATTTGTACAAGTGGTACTCTCCAAAGGAGTAGAAGTTGTTTCTGTTACAGGGGGAAACCCGAAAGAATTTTTAGAGATGTTTAAGGGTACTGGAGTAAAAACACTCGTATTGACTGCAGGGGTAAGGCATGCTATGAAAGCTGAAGAACTTGGAGCAGACGCAGTTATGGTGGTTGGCTATGAAGGTGGAGGCCATATAGGAAGAGATGAGTTGAGTACAATGGTCCTGGTGCCTCAGACAGTTGATCATGTCTCCATTCCTGTTATTGCTGCTGGAGGTATTGGAGATGGAAGAGGTTTAATGGCAGCGCTGGCCCTGGGTGCTGAAGGTATAGAAATGGGTACACGATTCATTACTACGAAAGAATGTATACATGCTCATGCCGCTTATAAGCAAGCAATCATAGATAGCTCTGAAAAGGATACGGTAGTGATTAAAAAGAGCTTAGGTGCTCCAGGACGTGCCATTCATAATCCGCTTACGGATATTATCCTTGGAATGGAGGATAATAATTGTACATATGAGGATTTAAAAGATTATATTAGTGGTGTAAGAAACAAAGCATTTATATATAATGGAGATTCAGAAGCTGGTTTTGGTTGGGCTGGTCAAGTTGTTGGTATAATTAAGGATGAGCCAACAGTAGAGCAATTGTTCAGTAGAATGCTAGCGGAAGCAGCAGCTATAAGAGAACGCTGGAAAGCAATTACAACATAA
- a CDS encoding polysaccharide deacetylase family protein produces MRYAIALLTSMVLLLSGCGEEEKAKEDTPNKSVEQTQSNQGTKPNKAEINKEVPKETAAKPIEEISQNYQVNLTNWKIEPIEDGEKKVALLTIDDAPDRYSLAMAKKLKEMNASAIFFVNGHFLESDAQKKILKQIYDMGFEIGNHTYSHAVLPELDEEAQKEEIIKVNDMVETITGERPRFFRAPYGQNTEFSKQIAKEEKMQLMNWTIGYDWEKQYQDKDALVKVMLTSKELYPGANLLMHDRKWTNDAMPELVEGLRAKGYRVINPREIKSF; encoded by the coding sequence ATGAGATATGCTATAGCTTTGCTTACATCTATGGTTCTGTTGCTATCTGGTTGCGGAGAAGAAGAGAAGGCGAAAGAAGATACACCTAATAAAAGTGTAGAACAGACACAATCAAATCAGGGAACAAAGCCTAATAAAGCTGAAATTAACAAAGAGGTACCTAAAGAAACAGCAGCGAAGCCGATAGAGGAGATTTCACAAAACTATCAGGTCAATCTAACAAATTGGAAAATTGAGCCTATAGAAGATGGTGAAAAGAAAGTAGCTCTATTAACCATCGATGATGCACCGGATCGATATAGTTTAGCAATGGCAAAAAAATTAAAAGAAATGAATGCCTCTGCTATATTTTTCGTTAACGGACATTTTTTGGAATCGGATGCGCAAAAAAAGATATTGAAACAAATCTATGATATGGGATTTGAAATCGGTAACCATACATATAGTCATGCCGTCCTGCCAGAATTGGATGAAGAGGCGCAAAAAGAAGAAATTATTAAAGTGAATGATATGGTGGAAACTATAACCGGTGAAAGGCCCAGATTTTTTAGAGCTCCATATGGGCAAAACACAGAGTTCTCAAAACAAATAGCCAAAGAAGAAAAAATGCAGTTAATGAATTGGACAATAGGATACGATTGGGAAAAACAGTACCAAGATAAGGACGCTTTAGTGAAAGTTATGCTTACTAGCAAAGAATTGTATCCGGGAGCAAACCTGCTTATGCATGACCGTAAATGGACTAATGATGCAATGCCAGAATTAGTTGAAGGATTACGTGCAAAGGGTTATAGGGTGATAAATCCTCGTGAAATAAAATCTTTTTAA
- a CDS encoding GapA-binding peptide SR1P, with amino-acid sequence MGTIVCTGCNNTIDHFEDEKVTVLYATCTDCHSCEQE; translated from the coding sequence ATGGGTACAATCGTATGTACAGGATGCAACAATACAATCGATCATTTTGAAGACGAAAAAGTAACAGTATTGTATGCAACATGCACTGATTGCCACAGTTGTGAACAAGAATAG
- a CDS encoding DUF1885 family protein codes for MTLSTFIKMKGSIKDDITIEDIKQLINQYRQSISHTSEQLAWDYSKTAFPYVLKVTDEGKHNWFYLYSEEKDYHMIAIGVDYEYIQTPDENKQRVPYIQISLSQHSTIGDKSKANEFAKFLSKKLKGELHLFNGRIIHFNLKK; via the coding sequence ATGACTTTATCAACGTTTATAAAAATGAAGGGATCCATAAAAGATGACATAACTATTGAGGACATTAAACAATTGATCAATCAGTATAGACAATCAATCTCGCATACTTCCGAACAATTAGCATGGGATTATAGTAAAACTGCATTTCCTTATGTTTTGAAAGTAACAGACGAAGGGAAACATAATTGGTTTTATTTATACTCAGAGGAAAAGGACTATCACATGATAGCCATTGGAGTGGATTATGAATATATACAAACCCCTGATGAAAATAAACAAAGAGTCCCTTATATCCAAATCAGTCTATCTCAACACTCTACAATTGGTGATAAATCGAAGGCTAATGAGTTTGCTAAATTTTTATCAAAGAAATTAAAAGGGGAACTTCATTTATTTAACGGGAGAATCATCCATTTTAATCTAAAAAAGTAG